In candidate division KSB1 bacterium, a single window of DNA contains:
- a CDS encoding 4-hydroxy-3-methylbut-2-enyl diphosphate reductase, with the protein MKNYFEIPLNTPREGESLNTAHATQSPQFYQRGLGLKKEVQGILKKDYYSNLVEYLRANDFKLQGGDLTIHLAKEFGFCYGVDRAVDYAYQTREKFPDRRIFLTGEIIHNPHVNNRLIEMGVLFLSGQYSNGTTIADLKPEDVVILPAFGVSIIEFQELKKQGCILVDTTCGSVLNVWKRVDYYAQNGYTSIIHGKYYHEETIATSSQALKYANGKYLIVRSMEEAQMVLDYILTGGDKKQFMDYFSKAVSPGFDPDRDLQKIGLANQTTMLSSESLAIAEELRKMFVNKVGEEKLNEHFQTFDTICSATQDRQDAVIDLVKKRKLNLMIVIGGFNSSNTNHLAEITSQHTTTYHIDDPGSILNKNQIRYKLIGSEEIETTENWLPDGRLQIGITAGASTPNNKIGEAIEKIMSFRNIDLEQLMSA; encoded by the coding sequence ATGAAAAACTATTTTGAAATCCCTTTGAATACACCCAGGGAAGGAGAATCCTTGAATACAGCACACGCAACACAATCGCCACAATTTTATCAGCGGGGACTGGGCCTCAAGAAGGAAGTCCAGGGAATCCTCAAAAAAGACTACTACAGCAATTTAGTGGAATATCTGCGGGCGAATGATTTCAAACTTCAGGGCGGTGATTTAACGATTCATCTTGCGAAGGAATTTGGATTTTGCTACGGCGTGGACCGGGCTGTGGATTATGCCTACCAAACCCGTGAAAAGTTTCCCGACCGCCGGATATTTCTGACGGGTGAAATTATTCACAATCCACATGTTAATAATCGACTGATTGAAATGGGCGTGCTGTTTCTTAGCGGTCAATATAGCAACGGCACGACCATCGCAGATTTGAAACCGGAAGACGTCGTCATTCTACCGGCGTTTGGTGTGTCAATTATCGAATTTCAGGAACTCAAGAAACAGGGCTGCATTTTAGTAGACACGACTTGCGGGTCTGTGCTCAATGTCTGGAAGCGCGTCGATTATTATGCGCAGAACGGCTATACGTCGATCATTCATGGGAAGTACTACCACGAAGAAACGATTGCAACGAGCTCTCAAGCGCTGAAATATGCCAATGGCAAGTATCTGATTGTCCGTTCGATGGAAGAGGCGCAGATGGTTCTGGACTATATTTTAACGGGCGGTGATAAAAAACAATTTATGGACTATTTTTCTAAAGCTGTGTCACCGGGTTTTGACCCCGACCGGGATTTACAGAAAATCGGTCTTGCTAACCAGACGACGATGCTTAGCAGCGAGTCTTTAGCAATAGCCGAAGAACTGAGAAAAATGTTCGTGAATAAAGTTGGCGAAGAAAAATTAAACGAACATTTTCAAACATTTGACACCATTTGCAGCGCGACTCAAGATCGGCAGGACGCAGTAATCGATCTGGTTAAAAAACGGAAGTTGAACTTAATGATCGTGATTGGCGGATTCAATAGCAGCAACACCAACCATCTGGCCGAGATTACTTCTCAACACACAACCACTTATCACATTGATGACCCCGGATCCATATTAAATAAAAATCAAATTAGATACAAATTAATCGGGAGTGAGGAAATCGAAACGACTGAAAATTGGCTTCCTGACGGCCGTTTGCAAATCGGCATAACCGCCGGCGCTTCGACTCCGAATAACAAAATAGGCGAAGCCATTGAAAAGATAATGAGCTTTCGAAATATCGATTTAGAGCAGTTAATGAGTGCTTAA
- the trmD gene encoding tRNA (guanosine(37)-N1)-methyltransferase TrmD, with protein sequence MRIFVVTAFPQLLNSPLNESILKRAQEKKLVEIKMVDLRDFTEDKHKQVDDYPYGGGPGMILKPEPFFKAVENIKTAENLADPLIILMTPQGETFTQGKAKELAQSKEIIFLCGHYKGVDERIRENLITEEISIGDYILTGGELAAMVVIDSVVRLLPGVIGDFDSAKTDSFERAMLDCPHYTRPENFHGMKVPEVLLSGHHGEIEKWRREKALARTQEQRADLLIKN encoded by the coding sequence ATGAGAATTTTTGTGGTCACAGCTTTTCCGCAGCTACTGAATAGCCCGTTGAATGAAAGTATTTTAAAGCGGGCACAGGAAAAAAAACTCGTCGAGATTAAGATGGTAGATTTGCGGGATTTCACTGAAGACAAGCATAAGCAGGTCGATGATTATCCTTACGGCGGCGGTCCGGGGATGATTTTAAAGCCGGAGCCTTTTTTTAAAGCTGTTGAAAATATAAAAACCGCCGAGAATCTGGCAGATCCTTTGATTATTTTAATGACGCCGCAAGGCGAAACTTTTACTCAAGGAAAAGCTAAAGAATTGGCGCAATCTAAAGAAATCATTTTTCTTTGCGGTCATTACAAAGGCGTGGATGAGAGAATTCGGGAGAACCTGATCACTGAAGAAATTTCCATTGGGGATTACATTTTGACCGGCGGGGAGTTGGCGGCGATGGTTGTCATTGACTCAGTCGTACGGCTGCTGCCTGGCGTTATCGGTGACTTTGATTCAGCAAAAACGGATTCTTTTGAGCGAGCCATGCTGGATTGTCCGCATTACACCCGGCCTGAGAACTTTCATGGCATGAAGGTTCCGGAAGTGCTTCTCTCCGGTCATCACGGTGAAATTGAGAAATGGCGCAGAGAGAAGGCGCTTGCAAGAACCCAGGAACAACGCGCTGATTTGCTAATAAAAAATTAA
- the ffh gene encoding signal recognition particle protein produces MFQDLTEKFEVVFKNLRGHGKLTEKNVADTMREIRRVLLEADVNFKVAKNFIASVQERALGHEVIKSVTPAQQVIKILHAELTALMGESEAGIKTASTPPTVIMLVGLQGSGKTTLAGKLAKHLKNKGRNPLLVAADLQRPAAVEQLKIIADQVGVSVLAEFESTPVKICSQGLQQAQKASNDTVIFDTAGRLHVDEALMEELSEIKAKTQPHEIFFVADGMTGQDAVNTAQEFVQRLDFTGIVLTKLDGDARGGAALSIRAVTGKPIKFISVGEKLDALEKFHPDRMASRILGMGDVVSLVERAQHAVDEEKARKIEKKLRRQEFTLEDFYDQLQQIKNMGPLEELMQMIPGMGGKAMKGLAVDEHALIRIEAIINSMTPEERRRPTMIDGSRRKRVARGSGTNVQEVNKLLKQFQMMQKMVKRMSKVGMKGLPMGF; encoded by the coding sequence ATGTTCCAGGATTTAACTGAAAAATTTGAAGTTGTTTTTAAAAACCTTCGCGGCCACGGTAAATTAACCGAAAAAAATGTTGCGGATACTATGCGGGAAATCCGCCGGGTCTTGCTTGAGGCAGATGTAAACTTCAAGGTCGCAAAGAATTTTATTGCAAGCGTACAGGAAAGAGCATTAGGCCACGAGGTCATCAAAAGTGTCACTCCGGCTCAACAGGTTATCAAAATTTTGCATGCTGAGTTGACCGCTCTAATGGGTGAGTCAGAGGCGGGCATCAAGACAGCCAGTACTCCGCCAACGGTAATTATGTTGGTAGGGTTGCAAGGTTCAGGAAAAACAACTTTGGCTGGTAAGTTGGCCAAACACCTCAAAAATAAAGGCCGCAATCCTTTGTTGGTGGCAGCAGATCTTCAACGGCCCGCTGCTGTGGAACAATTAAAAATCATTGCCGACCAGGTTGGGGTTAGTGTGCTTGCCGAATTCGAAAGCACACCGGTGAAAATCTGTTCACAAGGTCTGCAACAGGCTCAGAAAGCATCAAATGACACCGTAATTTTTGATACTGCCGGTCGATTGCATGTTGACGAGGCTTTAATGGAGGAGCTTTCCGAAATCAAAGCAAAGACGCAGCCTCATGAAATATTTTTCGTGGCTGACGGCATGACCGGTCAAGATGCGGTAAATACTGCGCAAGAATTCGTACAACGCCTGGATTTCACAGGAATTGTTCTAACTAAATTGGATGGAGATGCCCGTGGCGGTGCAGCGCTGTCAATTCGAGCCGTTACTGGAAAACCGATCAAATTTATCAGCGTCGGCGAGAAACTTGATGCATTGGAAAAATTTCATCCGGACCGGATGGCTTCTCGAATCCTCGGGATGGGAGATGTCGTGTCGCTGGTGGAGAGAGCCCAGCACGCCGTTGACGAAGAAAAAGCAAGGAAAATAGAGAAGAAACTCCGCCGACAGGAGTTTACCCTTGAAGATTTTTATGATCAGCTTCAACAGATCAAAAATATGGGGCCACTCGAAGAGCTCATGCAAATGATTCCCGGAATGGGCGGGAAAGCCATGAAAGGCTTGGCAGTTGACGAACATGCTTTGATTCGCATCGAGGCTATCATTAACTCGATGACTCCTGAAGAGAGAAGGAGGCCTACAATGATTGACGGCAGCCGCAGAAAACGCGTGGCAAGAGGAAGCGGAACCAATGTTCAGGAAGTTAATAAGCTTTTGAAGCAATTTCAAATGATGCAAAAAATGGTTAAAAGAATGAGTAAAGTCGGCATGAAGGGCTTGCCGATGGGATTCTAA
- the rimM gene encoding 16S rRNA processing protein RimM → MRLPDFVAIGIIEKAHGIKGDVKVRPVTDYPPRFKSLNKVIVERPAGEIEEFEISKILVRGNVVYLNFKGIDTRDEAQSLRGAFINIKREDILPLEDGRFYHFEILGFVVKTISGEVLGNVEEVLDLPANAVLVVKRQNREYLIPVIQNVVKKMDMEREEIIIEPMAGLLE, encoded by the coding sequence ATGAGATTACCTGATTTCGTCGCCATCGGCATTATTGAAAAGGCGCACGGAATCAAGGGGGATGTAAAAGTAAGACCGGTTACGGATTACCCGCCAAGATTTAAATCTCTGAACAAAGTGATTGTTGAGCGTCCTGCCGGGGAGATAGAAGAGTTTGAAATCTCCAAAATCTTGGTGCGTGGAAATGTAGTATATCTTAATTTCAAGGGCATTGACACACGCGATGAGGCTCAATCCTTAAGAGGGGCTTTCATCAATATAAAAAGGGAAGATATCTTACCCCTGGAAGACGGACGGTTTTACCATTTCGAGATTCTAGGTTTTGTAGTTAAAACAATATCAGGTGAGGTTTTAGGAAATGTTGAAGAGGTTCTGGATTTGCCCGCAAACGCAGTTCTTGTCGTCAAAAGGCAGAATCGAGAATATCTTATTCCCGTGATTCAGAATGTTGTAAAAAAAATGGACATGGAGAGAGAAGAGATTATTATAGAACCCATGGCAGGTCTTTTAGAATAA
- a CDS encoding anaerobic glycerol-3-phosphate dehydrogenase subunit C — protein MQDIIHELKKRVQGDVRFDKISRILYSTDASIYEIEPMGVVIPKFPEDIQAIVEIAAKNKVPIIPRGGGTSLVGQSIGSGIVVDCSKYLHQVLEVNQEEKWARVQPGVVLDQINAHVKHLGLFFGPDTATSNRANLGGLIGNNSCGARSIFYGKTIDHVLELKMQLATGEEAVFKPLNLHELASKVRRSDFQGSIYKSVSEISHENKEEIDRRFPKILRRVGGYNLDGFINGEEFNLAKMIVGSEGTLGVVTEAKVNLVLLPKHRVLGVLHFSDLFSALDSVTPILDFQPSAIELLDQFIIRQTKMTLEYARRMTFVEGDPGAILLVEFQGDSEKRLLDSLNKLINFLKKHKLGYAHVAVIKPHEQENVWFIRKAGLGLMMGTKEVRKPIGFIEDTAVPPERLAEYIREFDKLIREHETEACYYAHASVGCLHIRPLLNLKSKEDLTKMQSLADHVSDLVLKYGGAFSGEHGDGLARSCFNEKMFGPKLYQAFKEIKRAFDPQNILNPGKIVDAQSLTENLRVIPEGESRSMPTFLDFSKEGGFDTAIEICNGNGVCRKKDSGTMCPSYMVTSEEEHSTRGRANALRAVISGKLDKKEFTSKAMYDVLDLCIACKGCKGECPTNVDMAKIKYEFLYHYHKENGLPLRDRLFGNIESLNRLGCALAPVSNWFVGTLPVRWLLHIFFGVSNHRKLPHFANQTFTNWFSQHKRSSSKRENKVVLFNDCFMTYNHPEIGISTVRLLEAAGYEVVLPEKKCCGRPFLSKGMLKQAQRCARYNVENLHPFIKDGLPIIGCEPSCMLTFRDEYPDLVDDSRVETLAKNSFLIEEFLSRENVKTLKFKDLKKKFLLHGHCHQKALVGMQPTLKMLDLLPDVQIEAVDSGCCGMAGAFGFEKEHYQISMAMGQRRLFEAVNAKEDNWEIIAPGVSCRQQIEHGTGRSAKHPVEVLAANLIS, from the coding sequence ATGCAAGACATTATCCATGAATTAAAGAAGCGGGTTCAAGGGGATGTCCGTTTCGACAAAATCTCCCGCATTCTCTACAGCACCGACGCCAGCATTTATGAAATTGAACCGATGGGCGTTGTCATTCCAAAATTTCCTGAAGACATCCAGGCCATTGTCGAAATCGCCGCAAAAAACAAAGTCCCAATAATTCCAAGAGGCGGAGGAACCAGTCTTGTTGGTCAGTCGATTGGCTCGGGAATTGTCGTGGATTGCTCGAAATATCTGCATCAGGTTTTGGAAGTCAATCAGGAAGAAAAATGGGCGCGTGTTCAACCCGGCGTGGTCCTGGATCAAATAAATGCTCACGTCAAGCATTTGGGCCTTTTTTTCGGACCGGATACTGCAACGAGCAACCGGGCTAATTTAGGCGGACTCATCGGCAACAACTCCTGCGGTGCACGGTCTATTTTTTACGGCAAGACAATCGATCATGTACTGGAACTGAAGATGCAGCTTGCTACTGGCGAGGAGGCAGTTTTTAAACCACTAAATCTTCACGAATTGGCCAGCAAGGTTAGGCGATCTGACTTTCAAGGGTCTATTTATAAATCGGTCTCCGAAATTTCACATGAAAATAAAGAAGAAATAGATAGACGTTTTCCAAAAATACTCCGGCGTGTCGGTGGATACAATTTAGATGGATTTATAAACGGGGAGGAATTTAATTTAGCTAAAATGATCGTTGGCTCGGAGGGGACACTGGGAGTGGTAACTGAAGCCAAAGTCAATTTAGTTTTATTACCTAAACACCGAGTTTTAGGGGTTCTGCATTTCTCCGACCTTTTTTCAGCATTGGATTCCGTTACACCAATTCTGGATTTTCAACCGTCGGCGATTGAACTGCTTGACCAGTTTATAATCAGGCAAACCAAGATGACCCTTGAATATGCCCGTCGGATGACTTTCGTCGAGGGCGACCCGGGAGCAATACTCCTTGTAGAATTTCAAGGAGATTCGGAGAAGCGTTTGCTGGATTCTCTAAATAAACTCATTAATTTTCTGAAAAAGCATAAACTCGGTTATGCACATGTGGCTGTGATTAAACCGCACGAGCAGGAGAATGTCTGGTTCATTCGCAAAGCCGGCCTCGGCCTCATGATGGGAACCAAAGAGGTCAGAAAGCCGATTGGCTTTATTGAAGACACCGCTGTACCACCTGAAAGACTGGCAGAATACATCCGTGAGTTCGACAAACTGATTCGCGAGCATGAAACTGAGGCTTGTTATTATGCCCACGCCAGCGTCGGCTGTTTACATATTCGGCCGCTTTTGAATTTAAAATCCAAAGAAGATCTCACCAAAATGCAGTCCCTCGCGGATCATGTCAGTGATTTGGTGCTGAAATATGGCGGCGCTTTCAGCGGTGAACATGGCGATGGACTGGCTCGAAGCTGCTTTAATGAGAAGATGTTCGGCCCTAAACTTTATCAAGCTTTTAAAGAGATCAAGAGAGCCTTCGACCCCCAAAATATTCTAAATCCGGGCAAGATCGTCGATGCCCAGTCTTTAACCGAGAACCTGAGAGTCATCCCGGAGGGTGAGTCTCGATCTATGCCGACCTTTCTGGATTTTTCCAAAGAAGGCGGCTTTGATACAGCGATTGAAATTTGCAACGGCAATGGCGTCTGCCGGAAAAAAGACTCCGGAACCATGTGCCCTTCTTACATGGTAACCTCGGAAGAGGAGCACTCAACTCGGGGACGGGCAAATGCACTTCGGGCGGTTATTTCCGGTAAATTAGACAAAAAAGAATTTACAAGTAAAGCGATGTATGATGTTTTGGATCTTTGTATTGCCTGTAAAGGGTGCAAAGGCGAGTGCCCGACTAACGTGGACATGGCCAAGATTAAGTACGAATTTCTGTATCATTATCACAAAGAGAACGGCTTACCGTTGCGTGATCGCTTGTTCGGCAACATTGAATCTCTGAATCGATTGGGCTGTGCTTTGGCACCAGTTTCAAACTGGTTTGTCGGGACACTCCCTGTGCGTTGGCTGCTGCACATTTTTTTTGGGGTTAGTAATCATCGGAAACTGCCGCATTTTGCGAATCAAACTTTTACTAATTGGTTTAGCCAGCACAAGCGAAGTTCAAGCAAACGAGAAAACAAAGTCGTACTCTTTAATGACTGTTTTATGACTTATAACCATCCCGAAATCGGAATTTCCACGGTAAGGCTTCTCGAGGCCGCAGGTTATGAAGTGGTCCTTCCTGAAAAAAAATGCTGCGGTCGGCCGTTTCTGTCAAAAGGCATGCTTAAGCAGGCACAACGTTGTGCAAGGTATAATGTAGAGAATCTTCACCCATTTATAAAGGATGGCCTGCCAATTATTGGTTGTGAACCGAGTTGTATGTTAACTTTCAGAGATGAGTACCCTGACCTAGTCGACGATTCACGAGTTGAGACTTTGGCAAAAAACTCATTTTTAATTGAAGAATTCTTAAGCAGGGAAAATGTAAAAACTCTGAAGTTTAAAGATTTAAAAAAGAAATTCTTACTTCATGGCCATTGTCACCAGAAAGCGCTTGTGGGAATGCAACCCACTCTTAAAATGTTGGACTTACTTCCCGATGTTCAAATTGAAGCCGTCGATTCCGGCTGTTGCGGCATGGCCGGTGCTTTCGGCTTTGAAAAAGAACATTATCAGATTTCCATGGCGATGGGACAACGGCGTCTTTTTGAAGCTGTAAACGCCAAAGAGGATAATTGGGAGATCATTGCGCCAGGTGTATCCTGCCGGCAACAAATAGAACACGGTACCGGCAGGAGCGCCAAGCATCCCGTTGAGGTTTTAGCAGCTAATTTGATTTCTTAA
- the rplS gene encoding 50S ribosomal protein L19, with the protein MNKIDALVADTLKTDIPDFGPGDTVTVHTKVKEGDKERIQIFEGVVIKRKGGGINATFTVRKISNGVGVERIFPLHSPNISKIENKRSGKVRRAKLYYLRELKGKAARITEKR; encoded by the coding sequence ATGAATAAAATTGATGCGCTTGTAGCCGACACACTGAAAACCGATATTCCGGATTTTGGCCCAGGTGACACGGTGACGGTTCACACGAAGGTTAAGGAGGGTGACAAGGAAAGGATACAAATTTTTGAAGGCGTCGTAATAAAAAGAAAAGGCGGCGGAATAAACGCAACGTTTACCGTGCGCAAAATTTCAAATGGCGTCGGGGTTGAGAGGATTTTCCCTTTACATTCTCCTAATATTTCCAAGATTGAAAATAAGCGATCAGGCAAAGTTCGTCGGGCAAAATTATACTATCTTCGTGAATTAAAAGGCAAGGCCGCACGAATTACTGAGAAGCGCTAA
- the rpsP gene encoding 30S ribosomal protein S16, whose amino-acid sequence MSVRLRLRRMGKKKQPFYRIVVIDSRAARDGRYIEKLGTYNPLTQPMDIKIEEDRALYWLGKGAIPSFTVKSFLKKKGVLLKWHLLKKGVDEATIEEELKKWEVLQLEKEKRMEALTEQKKREKKAKKAEEAKAEAEPAVKAEAEPEVKAEAEPAVKAEAEPAVKAEAEPAVKVEAESEVKVEEAETTPEAEAKSEVETEAVKAEAEAAEEPAKEADAKPEAEPAPEEPKEEAKTAAEAKLAEEEKTEDATSEEETKPEVEAKADTEAEAEPVTEDKKKDEETEKKAAAKTKAKKAEEKLADESDVKEESKAKASEMSEADSGSEKKTAKKNYGEKKQGRN is encoded by the coding sequence TTGTCAGTAAGGTTACGTTTGCGAAGAATGGGCAAGAAAAAACAACCGTTCTATAGAATCGTTGTGATTGATTCCAGAGCTGCCCGTGATGGCAGGTATATCGAAAAGTTGGGAACGTATAACCCGCTTACACAGCCGATGGACATCAAGATTGAAGAAGACAGAGCTTTATATTGGCTTGGCAAAGGGGCTATTCCAAGCTTTACCGTAAAAAGTTTCCTGAAAAAGAAAGGCGTTTTGCTTAAATGGCATCTGCTGAAAAAAGGCGTTGACGAGGCTACCATCGAAGAAGAGCTGAAAAAGTGGGAAGTTCTGCAGCTCGAAAAGGAGAAACGCATGGAAGCGTTAACGGAACAGAAAAAACGCGAGAAGAAAGCCAAGAAAGCCGAAGAAGCGAAAGCCGAAGCTGAACCTGCAGTTAAAGCCGAAGCTGAACCTGAAGTAAAAGCCGAAGCTGAACCTGCAGTTAAAGCCGAAGCTGAACCTGCAGTTAAAGCCGAAGCTGAACCTGCAGTTAAAGTGGAAGCTGAATCTGAAGTAAAAGTGGAGGAAGCTGAAACCACACCCGAAGCGGAAGCTAAATCTGAAGTAGAAACCGAAGCGGTTAAAGCTGAGGCCGAAGCCGCTGAGGAACCAGCAAAAGAAGCAGACGCAAAGCCGGAAGCCGAACCTGCACCAGAAGAGCCAAAGGAAGAAGCTAAGACCGCCGCTGAAGCCAAACTCGCCGAGGAAGAAAAAACCGAAGACGCGACATCTGAAGAAGAAACCAAGCCGGAAGTCGAAGCGAAAGCGGATACAGAAGCTGAGGCCGAGCCGGTGACAGAAGATAAGAAGAAAGACGAGGAAACGGAAAAAAAAGCCGCAGCAAAGACCAAAGCAAAAAAGGCAGAAGAGAAGCTTGCTGACGAATCGGATGTAAAAGAAGAGAGTAAAGCGAAAGCATCGGAAATGTCAGAAGCAGATAGTGGGAGTGAAAAGAAGACAGCCAAAAAAAACTACGGCGAAAAAAAGCAAGGACGAAACTAA
- a CDS encoding KH domain-containing protein, protein MKEFLEFIVKHLVDNPDEVHVNEVDGERTIVFELRVDQGDMGKVIGRRGQTAKSLRTLLAAASAKMGKRSVLEILE, encoded by the coding sequence ATGAAAGAGTTCCTTGAATTCATCGTTAAGCATTTAGTCGATAACCCTGATGAAGTGCATGTCAACGAGGTCGACGGCGAGCGCACAATTGTTTTTGAATTGCGTGTCGATCAAGGGGATATGGGTAAAGTGATTGGACGCAGAGGGCAGACCGCCAAATCTTTGAGGACCCTTTTAGCAGCGGCTTCTGCCAAAATGGGTAAAAGGTCGGTACTTGAAATTCTTGAATAA
- a CDS encoding 23S rRNA (pseudouridine(1915)-N(3))-methyltransferase RlmH, whose translation MKIKIISVGNTKERSWRAAEAEYSKRIMRYAQLEHVQVKNAPAGSIKNAMKVMELEANSILAKIKQDEFAVALDRQGKQISSQGFAEFLSFKMLHGASRITFIVGGPLGLSDDFLNQVDSIFSLSRMTLPHELCKVILLEQIYRAFSILKGEKYHK comes from the coding sequence TTGAAAATCAAAATAATCTCAGTTGGCAACACTAAAGAAAGAAGTTGGCGGGCGGCAGAGGCTGAGTATTCGAAACGTATCATGCGCTATGCACAGTTAGAACATGTCCAGGTGAAAAATGCGCCAGCCGGATCAATTAAAAACGCCATGAAAGTTATGGAGCTCGAAGCGAATTCAATTTTGGCGAAGATCAAGCAGGACGAATTTGCGGTCGCTTTAGATAGGCAGGGAAAGCAAATATCCTCCCAAGGATTTGCTGAATTTTTAAGCTTCAAGATGCTGCACGGCGCTAGCAGAATCACTTTTATTGTTGGCGGACCTTTAGGACTGTCAGACGATTTTCTCAATCAGGTTGATTCGATTTTTTCACTTTCCCGGATGACTTTGCCGCATGAATTATGCAAAGTGATTTTGCTGGAACAAATTTATCGGGCTTTTTCAATTTTGAAAGGTGAGAAATACCATAAATAA
- a CDS encoding M6 family metalloprotease domain-containing protein yields MPPAGPPGPLNETTLRLLKQRTPFPKEISEPSTHIQKGQARGTWQALVILIDFPDYRWYHQNDANFNNADSIYSTQHFKDMLFSVGTYKAPYSQSDYTGSMRDFFLENSYGQFEVTGVTTVWYTAPENLDFYANANSGFGLYPNSSRKLVEEAVALADPDIDFSEFDNNNDGLVDALFVVHAGPGAEEIYTVNFPDHAKYLWSHKASISTLNLDGVNVRDYSLEPGNGTIGVFCHEFGHALGLPDLYDTDGSSEGIGEWGLMAGGGWCYRSGDPLGTSPSHFTAWSKERLGWLEPIVVTGNVMQIEIPPVESNPIAYRLWTNGQTGGEYFLVENRQNLGFDAGLTRRQKDFGLSDSYGLVVYHIDNSGRQSNENHRMIDVEEASPYILNNQAIEQLDLERILPTHEFLFNGNRGDNGDPFPGFSQLNNDATDYVGTRDLTAFDESSIPNSNSNNGFPTSVAVTNIQLAGQNILADFFVEPVTSVEDKETPESSLPNDFVLEQNYPNPFNPVTTIEIAIPASVSNGTRIQLEIFNLAGERVRLLLDEVKPPGRYSISWNGASQNGETVASGIYAYRITAGSFVQTRKMIFMK; encoded by the coding sequence ATGCCGCCCGCCGGCCCTCCCGGCCCATTGAATGAAACGACTTTAAGATTACTAAAGCAAAGAACACCCTTTCCAAAAGAAATCAGCGAACCCAGCACGCATATTCAAAAAGGTCAGGCGCGCGGTACCTGGCAAGCCCTGGTCATTCTTATCGACTTTCCTGACTACCGCTGGTATCACCAGAACGATGCAAACTTCAACAACGCCGATTCTATTTATTCAACACAGCACTTCAAGGACATGCTGTTTAGTGTGGGGACATATAAAGCACCGTACAGCCAAAGCGACTATACCGGCAGTATGCGGGATTTTTTTCTTGAAAATTCTTATGGGCAATTTGAGGTCACGGGCGTCACAACTGTTTGGTACACAGCTCCTGAGAATTTAGATTTTTATGCCAATGCTAACTCAGGCTTTGGTCTCTATCCGAATAGCAGCAGGAAATTGGTAGAGGAAGCTGTGGCATTGGCTGACCCGGATATCGACTTCAGCGAATTTGACAATAATAATGACGGCCTGGTTGATGCATTGTTTGTCGTACATGCTGGTCCGGGAGCTGAGGAAATTTATACGGTCAATTTTCCCGACCACGCAAAATATTTGTGGTCACACAAGGCTTCTATTTCAACATTAAACCTGGATGGTGTTAATGTCAGGGACTATTCTTTGGAACCGGGAAATGGTACCATTGGTGTTTTTTGTCATGAGTTTGGTCATGCCCTGGGACTGCCGGATTTGTATGATACGGATGGTTCTTCTGAAGGAATCGGGGAATGGGGCCTTATGGCAGGCGGCGGCTGGTGCTACAGGTCAGGCGATCCATTGGGGACCTCACCATCTCATTTTACTGCCTGGAGTAAAGAGCGTTTGGGGTGGCTCGAGCCGATTGTGGTGACGGGAAATGTCATGCAGATCGAAATCCCACCAGTTGAGTCGAACCCGATCGCTTATCGCCTTTGGACCAACGGCCAAACCGGTGGTGAATATTTTTTAGTTGAAAACCGCCAGAATCTTGGCTTTGACGCCGGGCTCACCCGGCGGCAAAAGGACTTTGGGCTTTCTGATTCCTACGGTCTGGTTGTTTATCACATCGATAATTCCGGAAGGCAGAGCAACGAAAACCACCGGATGATCGACGTGGAAGAAGCCAGTCCCTACATCTTAAATAACCAGGCTATCGAGCAGCTCGATTTAGAGCGGATTTTACCTACACATGAATTCCTGTTTAACGGCAACCGGGGGGATAACGGCGATCCGTTTCCCGGCTTTAGCCAGCTCAACAATGATGCAACAGATTATGTGGGAACAAGAGATTTAACTGCTTTTGATGAAAGCTCTATCCCAAATTCGAATAGTAATAATGGCTTTCCGACAAGTGTAGCGGTTACCAACATTCAATTGGCCGGACAAAATATTTTGGCTGACTTTTTTGTTGAGCCTGTAACCTCTGTTGAGGATAAAGAAACACCGGAATCTTCGCTTCCCAATGATTTTGTTTTAGAGCAAAATTATCCGAATCCTTTTAATCCTGTGACGACCATTGAAATAGCAATACCAGCTTCAGTCTCGAATGGAACCCGGATTCAGCTTGAGATTTTTAATTTGGCCGGAGAACGAGTTCGCTTACTTTTAGATGAAGTCAAACCCCCCGGGAGGTATTCAATTTCCTGGAATGGTGCCAGTCAAAATGGTGAAACCGTTGCTTCCGGAATTTATGCGTATCGAATCACTGCCGGTTCATTTGTCCAAACCCGAAAGATGATTTTTATGAAATAG